In a genomic window of Glycine max cultivar Williams 82 chromosome 13, Glycine_max_v4.0, whole genome shotgun sequence:
- the LOC100790091 gene encoding uncharacterized protein, with product MASRRSFLSNPNRYIFPTTSDTHLSPSQEGKGMFELDEAELWNNNHSSATTDQSKKGLPSPGSRSVLKKASRNNNNGWRGRITPASLPVNIPDWSKILKEDYKEHPKWESEEEEEEEEEDNNVRDEQNHGLRNIKVPPHEYLARTRGASLSVHEGIGRTLKGRDLRSVRNAIWKKVGFED from the coding sequence ATGGCGTCAAGGAGGAGCTTTCTTTCAAACCCGAACCGTTACATCTTTCCGACAACCTCAGACACCCATTTGAGCCCATCCCAAGAGGGCAAGGGCATGTTCGAGTTGGACGAGGCCGAGTTATGGAACAACAACCACTCTTCAGCCACAACGGATCAGAGCAAAAAGGGGTTACCCTCTCCGGGTTCCCGTTCCGTTCTGAAGAAAGCTTCAAGGAACAACAACAATGGTTGGAGAGGCAGAATCACCCCAGCGTCATTGCCTGTGAACATACCCGATTGGTCCAAGATCTTGAAGGAGGACTACAAGGAGCACCCCAAGTGGgagagtgaagaagaagaagaagaagaagaagaagacaacaaCGTTCGTGATGAACAAAACCATGGGCTCAGGAATATTAAGGTTCCCCCACATGAGTATTTGGCTAGGACAAGAGGTGCTTCTCTGTCCGTGCATGAAGGGATCGGAAGGACTCTCAAAGGAAGAGACTTGCGCAGTGTCAGAAATGCCATTTGGAAGAAAGTTGGTTTtgaagattaa
- the LOC100789561 gene encoding 60S ribosomal protein L12, with translation MPPKFDPSQVVDVFVRVTGGEVGAASSLAPKIGPLGLSPKKIGEDIAKETAKDWKGLRVTVKLTVQNRQAKVTVVPSAAALVIKALKEPERDRKKTKNIKHNGNISLDDVVEIARVMSPRSMAKDLSGTIKEILGTCVSVGCTVDGKDPKDLQQEISDGDVEVPLH, from the coding sequence ATGCCACCGAAGTTCGATCCCTCGCAGGTGGTGGACGTGTTCGTCCGAGTCACCGGCGGCGAGGTCGGCGCGGCGAGTTCTCTCGCCCCGAAGATCGGTCCCTTGGGACTCTCCCCAAAGAAGATCGGAGAGGATATTGCGAAGGAAACCGCGAAGGACTGGAAGGGCCTCCGCGTGACGGTGAAGCTAACCGTGCAGAACCGGCAGGCGAAAGTGACGGTGGTGCCATCCGCCGCCGCGCTGGTCATCAAGGCGCTGAAGGAACCCGAAAGGGACAGGAAGAAGACGAAGAACATCAAGCACAATGGGAACATCTCCCTCGACGACGTGGTTGAGATCGCTAGGGTGATGAGCCCGCGCTCCATGGCGAAGGATCTTAGTGGGACCATCAAGGAGATTCTCGGGACTTGTGTTTCGGTTGGGTGCACCGTGGATGGGAAGGACCCCAAGGATCTGCAGCAGGAAATTTCTGATGGAGATGTTGAGGTTCCTCTTCATTGA